One region of Mucilaginibacter gotjawali genomic DNA includes:
- a CDS encoding prolipoprotein diacylglyceryl transferase — translation MLAIFLKNLALHFPVNIPVGKSYIPVHFVCETLAYFIGYRYYVYLRKHTQDPISAEHRLIIFIGAAFGALIGSHLVGVLENPRLLPRFNLVYLMGNKTIVGGMLGGLIGVELTKKKIGVKVSSGDMMVYPLILAMIIGRTGCFLAGLEDGTFGVPSNLPWAINFGDGIRRHPTNLYEILFWIVLWLSLNIIEKYKHFTDGSRFKIFLSSYLIFRFLVEFIKPDYFFSFGLSVIQLVCIAGIVYYYKVFLYPSKLIKPDA, via the coding sequence ATGCTTGCTATATTTCTGAAAAATTTAGCATTGCATTTCCCTGTAAACATTCCTGTTGGTAAATCTTATATCCCTGTCCACTTTGTGTGCGAAACACTGGCTTATTTTATAGGTTACAGGTACTATGTTTATTTAAGAAAGCATACACAGGACCCGATCAGTGCTGAACATCGCCTCATCATATTTATTGGCGCCGCCTTTGGCGCGTTGATAGGGTCGCACCTGGTAGGTGTGTTGGAAAATCCGCGATTGTTGCCCCGTTTTAACCTGGTTTACCTGATGGGTAATAAAACCATCGTTGGCGGGATGCTGGGCGGTTTGATTGGCGTTGAACTGACGAAGAAAAAGATTGGGGTAAAGGTTTCTTCGGGCGATATGATGGTTTATCCGCTGATTCTGGCTATGATCATAGGGCGTACCGGCTGTTTTTTGGCGGGACTGGAAGACGGCACTTTTGGTGTGCCATCAAACCTGCCATGGGCCATTAACTTTGGCGACGGGATCCGCAGGCATCCCACTAATTTGTACGAGATCTTATTCTGGATAGTATTGTGGCTTTCGCTTAACATCATCGAAAAGTATAAGCATTTTACCGATGGCTCAAGGTTTAAAATTTTTTTATCCAGCTACCTCATTTTTCGCTTTTTGGTTGAATTTATTAAACCCGACTACTTTTTTAGTTTCGGTCTTTCGGTAATTCAATTAGTTTGTATTGCCGGTATTGTGTATTATTATAAAGTTTTTCTTTATCCTTCAAAACTGATAAAACCAGATGCCTGA